TAGCATCGCCATATGCAATGCTTGTTGGTGTGTAAATTGTCCCATCACTTGCTTTAAGTTCATACTTTTCACCAATGTTGATTCTTACATCTTTATTGAACACAACTGTCAACTGATTCTCAGAATCAACTGATACACTTACAACAGCTGGTCTTGTAACATCAACTGTTGGTGTAACTGTTACACTGAGTCCAGTTGTTGTATTGCCAGATGAATCTGTCACATCAAACTTAATTGATGCACCAGATGCTGGCAATGCGTTGTCAGGATTGAAGTACATTGTAACTTCTGAACCATTATATTCAATACCAGTTCCATTACCTTTAGTTGTATCAAGCGAACCAGCTGGTGATACGCTTACATTTGTAACTCTTGCAATATCTTTGTTGAATTTCAAAACTACCTTTGTCTGTGTTGCTGAAACTACTGATGGCCCTGAAACTGGTGTATCATCTTTTGACATTGCAAATGTCTTAACAGGTGTTACCAGTCCATATCCTGCATAGTCAGTTATATTGTTGAACTGAACTGTATGATTACCTGCAGCAAGTGGATTATAGAATGTTATTGTGTAAATTCTCTTTGTTGCATCAGCAGATACAGATGCTGCTGCATAAGTATTGTCAATTAAGTAGTTAATTGGGTTATCTGCACCTTGAACAGGCTCGCTGAATGTAACAACAATCTTCATCAAACCTGATGCAACAACACTTTCAACCTGAGGTGCTGTTGTATCCATAAAGTTAGAGATTGTTGCTGTATAATCAGCGCTCATACCAACATTCTTTGAAACTGTTACTGTCACTGTATCATCTTTGGAGAATTTGTCAGCCAAAAGCAATGTTACTGACTTCTTATCAGATGCCAAAGCTGCATTTGAAACCGATACTGTTGCTGTTCCTACCTTTACAGTATAGTTACCAGTTGTTGTTGCATATGTGTCATTGTCAACCGCTCTGTTGAATGTAACCTTTATCTCTTTGTAGTTGAGTGCCTCAACCTTTGTAACTGTGAGTGGCACTGGAACTGCTACAAACTTCAAACCTGTGTCTTTACCCTTGAAGTAGAGTTTGTATGTTGCATTTGCTGTTTGAGCAGCTGTTTTAAGAACAATCTTGCCGCTTGCAAAGTCGGACTTTTCTGTATCAATCAGAGTTACTGCAACTGTCTTTGTCTCATCAGATGCATCTTTAATTTCGAAATCAAGAGGAATTACATCTCCATCTTCAAGTGTTGCAGGCTCATTGTTGAGGTATACATCAACTGAAACCTGAATTGTGTCGTTAGCAAGTGGTTTTACGTCTTTAACAACAACTGTCTTCTCTGGTGGGAAGAATGCATTTGCGAATGCTACTGCTGCTTGACCTCTCTTTACTATTGTTCCAATTCCAACTTCATCTTCAATACCATTGAAGAAACCAAGGTCAAGAGCTTTTCTTACGTAGTTGAGAGGCCATGTTCCTGCTGCTGGGCTCTCGCCTTTTGCAGCAACAAGCATCTTGCAGAGCTCTTCAAATTTGACTTTTCTGTCTGGCTTGAATGTTCCATCCGGGTAGCCATTTACAATGCCGAGGTCTTTACCTGCCTCAACATATGCAAATGCCCAGTGATCCTGTGGAACATCGCTGAAGGATTGTTCTGCATAGACATAGTCTTTTACAACATCTTCTTGACCTGTTGCTCTGATGATCATTGCTAAAATCTCTGCTCTTGTAAGTTCCTTGTCGAGCATCAGGTCGCCTTGCTCATTACCTTTCAAGATGCCTTTGTCTTGGAGAATCTTTGCTGCCTGGTCATACACAGAACCTGTCTCTTGTGTAGCTTCGTCCTGTGCAAACGCAGGCGCAATTATTGAGAGGGCAAAAAGCAATACTGTTACGATAGCGATGAGTCTTTTGAATTTTTTCATAACTACTCACCAAACCTCCTTGTATGATTTTTTAGTGATGAGGCTATACTAATTTTTATAGCCTCATCACTTACAGCTAAAATTTTAACAACAGCATTTTAATAAGTCAATAGGGGTTTAGCATTTGTAACCAAACTGTAAAATTGGTGAAATAATTTTATTACACTTTGAAAACCTGCATTGCCTCTTTTAAATCCTGTGCAAGCTTATTTAACTGCTCTGTCATAGCTCTGAGCTCTTCAATTGCAGCAAGCTGCTCTTCAGTGGATGCAGAAACCTCCTCAGAAGATGCAGCAGTCTCTTGTGATATTGCCGAGATATTCTCGATACTCTGAACAATAGTATCTTTTTCTTTATCAATTGCCAAGATGGACTGATTTATATTTTCTATACCGCCAATTAGTTCATCCATTGCAGATTTTATGCTTGAGAATGCCAAAGAAACGTTTCTGACAGCTTCATTCTGCTTTTCAATAACGTCTTCTACTCTACCTGCAACATCCTGAGCAGCTTTTGTCTGGCTGACAATCCTCTTTATCATATCCTCAACTTCTCTTGTTGACTCTTTTGACTGGTCGGCAAGCTTTCTAATCTCGCTTGCAACAACAGCAAAGCCACGTCCAGCATCTCCTGTTTTTGCCGCCTCAATTGAGGCATTTAGAGCCAAAAGCTTTGTTTGCTCTGATATGCTGCTGAGTACCTGAATAATCTTGCCAATTGATCTTGAATATTCTGCAAGCTGGTTAATTGTTGAAATCATTGTATCTGTAATTTGCATAGTGTCGTGCGAAACAGAATCCAAGGTCGAAACTGCGCCTTCTCCTTTTGTTGAAAGTTCAGCTACATTCTTTGAAAGCTTCTCCATCTTATTTGAAGCATCAACAATTGTTTCTATCCTCTCACCAAACTTTGAAACTATCTCAACAACGTTGCTCGCCTCTTTTGCCTGATTAGATGCACCTTCTGCAATCTCTGAGATTGCTTTTGCAACTTCATTTGATGCTGCAGCAGTCTCACCGGCAATGGTCGAAAGAGTAGAAATAGAGCCTGTTACCTGGTCGCTAAGCTTTACTCCCTTTTCAATGAGCCCTTTTATGTTCTTTATCATGTTGTTAAAACTGTGTGAAAAATATCCTATCTCGTCGTTTCGCTCAATGTTCAGGCTTACTGTCAGGTCACCTTTTTCAGCAACTGCAAATGTGTTTGTAACAAGCTCTAAATCCTTTACCATCCTGAGCGCAAAGAAAATTCCAACTGCAAGCGCAGCAAGGGTGAAAATTATTGTAAGTACAATCACAAAAATCTCAAGTTTCCTTGCAGAGCTAAGTAGCATCTCAATAGGAATCATGCTTACAATTATCCATTCTTGCTCGGGTATGCGCGAATATGTAATCAAAAATGGTTTGCCGTCAAATACTGTGTTGAAAGCTCCTTTTGGATTTTTCCCCTTTGCCTCAGCCAGTATCTTTTTTATAAAAGGTGTGTCTGCTTTTGGCGAAAGCTTTCTTGTTGTTTCCCATTCGCTTGGCAAAATAACTTTTCCAGATGGTGAAACAGCAAGCATGTACCCGCCCTGCTGGGAAATATTTGTAGACTGAAGAGCAGATCTTAGCCACTGAAGACTTACGTCAATTAGCAAAACACCAAGTGTTTGAGAAGATGAAATGTCTTTAAACGGCATACCTATAGCAAAAGCATACTGCGGTATTGTCTGGCTCTTTTGGTTTGCTACCTCATCTAAAGCCTGATAGTGGTTGTCCAAAAACACAGGTCCGTCTGCCTGCATTATCTTTTTGTACCAGTCAGCCTGTTTTAACTTGTTAAAATCTATGTATTCTGCAGAAAAGTATGGATACAAAAGTGAATTATCCTTGTTTACCAATATATACGCTGCAGAAAGCATGATGTTTGTGACAAAAACATTTTGAATCATCTTGTCAGCATCAGTTTTGAGTCTGTATTTGTCATAATCTTCTAATGTCATCTGACGCGACTCTGAATAGAGTTTTTGGATAACATCGTTTGACATAAGCTGCAGTGCCTGATCTCTGACAGTGTCAAAGACAAGCTGAAAATAGTGGCTGTTTGCCTCTGTCGCTGCAAGATACGACATTTTGCTCTCGTTTATAACTGAATTTACAGACATAGAGATTGAAATAACGTCAATTATAATAATTGGAATGAGCAAAACCCCCACAACAAGAAGACTGAGCTTTCTGCCAAGACCTTGTTTTAATATGGATTTTTTGAAAAACGATAATGGGTCTTTTTTAGACAATTTCCTCACCTTCTAAATTTTAATTTTTATATCTTTGATTATACATCATTTAACAGAGAATGTGTCAAGAGAGTTTTAGGCAAAATTGCAAAAATAACATTAAAATCTCACAGTTTTATCCCAAACAGGTTCCAAATTTTTTCTTCGTGCTTTAAACTGAAGCCAATATCCTTTCAGAACAAGATATATCCAGAATTGAGCATAAGTAAAATACATTAAAAAAGCATACATTATATTTCTTATATTTATCTCCTTCTCAACTACGGCAGAAGCCACTATTTGGACAACATATATGAATAATGTTTCAAACCAAAGTACAAACAAAGGAACAGAGAATTTTATATTAACCAAATTTAGAATCCCCATTACAAACCATATATCGGAAACTAATACGAGAGAAACGAATAAATAGTAAATAGATATCATTTGAACAACATTGAATATATTCATTCCTCTAATCAGGCTCTTTTCGGAAAGAACTTTGGCTATAAGATAGAGATTCCCCTGCATCCACCTTGTCCTTTGTCTAATCCACACTCTCAGAACTTCAGGTTCTTGTTCCCATGTTACAGAATCAGGTACTATTGGCAATAAATAATGTGCTGCATATATTCTCAAAGATAATTCAGCATCTTCAGCCAAGGCATAAGGGTCCCAACCATTTATCCTTTCCAAAACATGTCTTTTCAAAAGCATATTTGTACCTGTTAAGGTTCCTAATTTAAATAATTTCCATCTTCCAGATTGCATAAGCAATTGAAATATCATAAATTCTAACCCTATCATTCTTGTTAGTGAATTCTTATGCATATTAATTGTTTTCACATAACCTACAGCACCTGCATATTCCTCTTTCTCTAAAGCTTTTTGAACAAGTTTAATTAAAGCAAATCTCTCTGGTTGATTGTCTGCATCATAAACGGCTATCATCTCTCCTTTAGAGATAGACATACCATAATTTAATACTCTCGCTTTGCCTTTTGGTTTTCCTGGTGGCACCTTTATATGATGAACATTTGTATAAAGCCTTGCAAAGTAATCTGCAATATCGCCAGTATTGTCTGTAGAATTATCATTAAGAACATAGATATTTAACTCACCAGGATAATGTAAATTTACCATTGCATCCAAAGTATCAAATAGCACTTTGCCCTCATTATAAGCTGGTATCAGAATATCCACGCTTGGATACTCCTTCAATTCGATTTTCGTCTCTTTATATTGAACTTTAAATATTAATCCAAACACTGTTAATATTGAATAATAGAAAATTAATAACCAAAAGAGTATTGCAACAGTTATCACTACCATTGATAATATCACTTTTATCACCCATCCACATGATAATCAATCATGTATATTATTTACTAAATTGAATATGTATTTTTTGAAAGCCATAAAATTACTTACAAGGCTCTCTGCTTTTACATTAATATGTTTTTTACTTCTGGATTTAAAATCTTATGGTAAAAAGATTTTTCTTAATTCTATCTTCAACAAGCATAGCACCGTGTTTATCAATATTTTGTAATAAAACCAATAAAATGTTATTTTCCACATAGCAAATTATATCATAATTTTTTCTTACCGAATCTATTAAATTTTTGCCAATTGTTTTTATAAAAGTTTTGGATATTCTATTATTACTGCTTATGCTACTTACTTCTATTACCATGAGCTGAGCTTCCTCATTTCGTCTTCTGAGAGCAGTAAAAATTATTTCTGCTCTTTCTAAAAACTCATTGAAAGTTAACACTCCAGCTTCAGGATGTAATTTTTCTAATTGTTTTATCTTCTCCTTTAATTCTTCACTGTTGTCAATAATTTTTTTGAGATACAACGATTCAAGCCAGATTGAAATTGTTAAAATTATAATCAAAATTTGTTGGAAAACAATTTTAAATTGGTTTATCCCATATCCAATTCTTATCCAGGAAAATATAATTATATAGAATGCACTAAATAAATTCCTGTTACCAAAAATACGAAACTTTTAAGCTAATTATATAAAAAGTCAAAAAAACCAAAAAGGATGAAAAAACAAGATAGTATCTTCTTATTTTTAACGGTACAAAGGTAGTAAAAAGATGATAGAAAAGGAATTGTGCAATTATTGCAACTATAAAATTAGCATAAAGAAGAGTTTTTTCATTTTTGTACACTCCACCGCTCTCCGACTAACACTTAGCTTGGATTATCGGATATATTTGAATTTAATTTAAATTATAACAAATAAACTTTTGAGCGCATATAAGAATTCCAAACATTTGTAATTTTAAAAATTCAACTTTTAAAGTATTTGTTACTTTTTTGCGTTTTATCGACGTTAATTTATAGATGGAATTGGTGAAGAAGACAAACAAAAACCTCCTTCTCAAACTTTTTTTGAACATCCAGCTTTATTTGAGAAGGAGGGTTTTATTATAGTATTTATCTTGCTTTATTTACTATGGATTTAACTTCTGTTTAAATCTGTGCACGCCATTTTTAATCTCAATTATCACTGCAGACTTTTTAGCGTTGTGTTTTGAGTCAATTGAAATAATGCCTGTTAAGCCGACAAAGTTTTTAGTATTCTCAAGGGCTCTTCTCAGTTTTTCTCTGTCAGTTGTAGAACCTGCACGTTTTATTGCATCTGCCATAAAATATCCTAAGTCATACCCAAGTGCTGAGAGGGCATTTGGTTCTATCTTGTATTTTTTCTTGTACTTCTTGACAAACTCTTGTACCCTTTTGTCTGTATCCTGTGATGAGTAGTGGGTTGAGAAAAAGATATTTGTTGCATATTTTTTCCCTGCCTTTTCGACAACTTTTGGATCATCAAAGCCGTCTGTACCAAGAATTGGCATCCACATTCCAAGTTCTCTTGCCTGCTTGATTATAAGTCCTGCATCGTCATAGTAAACAGGTGTAAAGATAACATCTGGCTTTTTGTCCCTTATCTTTGTCAATATCCCATTAAAATCCTGTTCACCCTGCTGGAACGCTTCTTCTGCTACAACTTTACCGCCACCTTTTGTAAATGTCTCTTTAAAGTTCTTGTAAAGACCTTTGCTGTAATCAGACGCTGCATTGTAAAGAATTGCTGCTGTTTTTACTTTTAACGTCTTGAGTGCAAAATTTGCCATAACGCTTCCTTGGAATGAGTCATTAAAGCATATTCTAAATACATATGCCTTTGTCTTTCCAGTTCTTTCATCAATTGTAACTGAATCATCTGTGGCAGTAGCTGACACAAGCGGTACTCTGTATCTTGTTGCGGCAATTGAAGCAGATTTTGTTGCACCTGATGTCACAGGGCTTAACAGGGCTAAAACATTCTCTTTTGTTGCAAGCCTTGTTGCAATATTTAGCGCTTCTGTCTTGTCAGATTTGTTGTCAAATACAACAAGCTCTATTTTCTTTCCTAAAACTCCACCCTTTTTATTAATCTCTTCAACTGCCATCTTAAGGCCTTCTAAAGTCCTCTGTCCGTACTGCGCAACAGCACCAGACAACTCAAGATTAACCCCAAGCCTTACTGTTTTTGAGCTTGAAGCAAAAGCAAAGGCAAATAAACCTAAGATTAAAATTAAGGCAGATGCAATGATTAGAATTTTTTGGAGCATAAGTTTTCTCACGAAAAACCATCCTCCCGTCCTAAGATATACTTTGCAGTATCAAAAAAGGGCAAAGGAAAACCTCTACAAAAGGCCACCTTTGCCCTTTTGTGCATATCTTAATAATATGTGTTGAGAATATTTTAATTTAACAAACAAGACTTGTCAATAAAAATATTAGAAACAGGAATCTATGTTATTTCTGTAGTGCTTGACTGTCTAAACTCACTGTCTTTGCATACTCATATGAGATTAGTTCACGCAACGGGGTTTGCTGCCATCCAACTTCTTTGTGAGACAGCTCTGAAATAGCGATGCATGTTTTATCTTTCAATGCATCAATGACCATATTAATGGTCTGCAATTCTTCTTGGGTAAATACTGATAAGTCGTAGTTGCCTTTGCTTTTAATCTTTGTTTGGATTGCTCCATCAGGAGTCTCATACTCCTCAATAGTGTATTTATCACTTGGGTATGCTGCTATTTCTTTGTATGCGAATTTTTCAATCACTGGCCCATAAGCATATTTGATGTATCTTAAGCCAGTTATTGAACGTAAACAACGTTTAAAGTGCATAAAATCAATATACCATAAAAACTTATTAAGACTGCTCAAATATAAATTTTCAACTTTTTCAGCAATGTAGCTTATCAAATTCTCCAGCTTTTCAAAGTCAAACCTTCTGAATCCATTGTAGATATCTTCTGGATGTTCAAGCTCTGCAGAGATAATTTTTTTCTTCAAATCAGCAAGAGAGTCTCTGATTTTCTCCATTGTTTTTTGATATGTTCTTTCAGTTATTCTCCCAGATTTAAATGCTTCTTCCACTTTTTCTTTGAAAAACCCTTCAGATGTTAAAATCAGTTTAAGAATATCACTATGTGATTTAGAAGGCAAAGCTCCTCTTTCATACCTGTTTATTGTCATCTTGCCCCAGCCAAGTATCTGCCCCAGCTCTCTTTGAGAAAGTCCATATTTTTCTCTTATCTTCTGGATTTCTTCAGGGGTAATCAAGCCTGTCAACTCTCTATAGCGTTGATAGAGCCTTTTTAGATTTTCGTTTTCGATGTCTGGCACAAACAACTCAGTATCGCACTCACTGCAATGTGGAACATGTTCTTCAACATTGACTTGCACACCTTTATATTCTCTAACCAGATTTTTTTCAACTTTAATTTCAACATGCTTTTTACACTCCGGACAATATGCCCTATTCATCATTCTTTTTCACCCCCTTTTCTTGAGATTCATCCTCATGAAAAGAAATGCACACCACTTCTTCTGGTGGATTGTACCTTAGTTTTATGTATATACAAACATCCAGGTATCTGCTGTTTTTGAAAATCCAAATGTCACCTTCTTTACCATCAAGACGGTCTTGTTCTGGTCCTTTGACGTAATCTCCTGGCTGAAGGTCCAACAATATGTCCTTTACATCGTCTATTAGCAAACCCCATTCTTTCAAGAATTTTATGTTTTTCTCTCTTTTGACAAAACCCCATTTCCCTGCTACTATTAGTTTTTTAATTTCGAGTAGATAACTTTTGATAACCTCTTCTTTTAGCTTTTCAATCTCAATCGCCCTCTTTCGTGCAACTTTAAAAACACTTTTTGCATTTTCATTATATCATATAAATTTTATTATTGCCACTATTTGATGGCAATATTCAACTTTGGATAAGATAATGAAGCTTACTTCATAACCTCAAACCTTGAGGTAAACTCCAAAAGCTCATCTAAAGCCTCAAAATTTAAGTTTGGTGCATTTTCAGCTTTTATCTGGACAAGGTCTAAGATTGCAACCTCTAAAGCTGCAATGCCAGTTCTCTCACCTATCCCTCTTATAGAGCAGTTTACCATTGAAGCACCGTATAGCCACGCACAGACTGCATTGCTCTGAGCTTTGTAAAAATCGTTGTGACCATGCCACTCAAGCCTCTCTGGTGGTATATTGGTGCTCTTTGAAATTGTGTAAATAATTTTAGGAACGCTTCGTGGCAAGCTTGCATATTCATATGGCACACCAAACCCTAAAGTGTCGCACAGTTTAAAATACACCTTTTTGTCACTCTTTTTTGCCATCTCTTCAATTGCCAAAATGAGTGGAATGACAAAATTTTCAATATCTGATCTTGTGATGTCTTCAAGATGAACTCTTGGTGTAATACCAAGTGAAAAGGCTTCTTGTATAACATCGATGTACTGGGCGGCAATTTCTGACCTTGTTTTTTGAAACTTTTTGTAGATGTGATAGTCTGAGCATGACATTAAAATCCCTACCTCATCAAGCCCAAACTCTTTTGCAAGTTTTAGTTCATCTTTTTTACTTCTCACCCACCCAACTACCTTTGGAAATTTGAATCTTTTTTTCAAGCATTCCTGAACACACTGTTTGTGATAATTTGTATAAAGAAAAAATTCGGAGTATTTTATAGTTCCAGTGCCATTGTCAATGTAGTGAAGATATTCAAAAATCTTTACTACATTTTCTTTTCCTATATACGAAATAGCTTGCTGACCTTCTCTGAACGTGCTGTCTGTTACATATAGCTTTGACGGTATATTGAGGGGAACAGAAATACTATCAAATATAACTCTTGGAATACTCTCATATGGAAATATTTCTTTAAAGTAATTAGGAGCGCCTTTTTCAAAATTTTGAAAACTCTTTTTTACTGCATCTACCATTTTCTCACATCCTAACAGATTTATAGTCAAGTTTTTCAATAGTCAACGTTGTTCAAAAGTTTCTTTGTTAAGTAAAGAATTAAATATGAAATTATTATCATCACAAAACTTACAGAATAAGTTTCCTCCTGATTTTGCACATATAGTTTGTACAAATAAAGTGAGATTGTTTGAGTTTTTCCAAAGACATTCCCCGCAAAGACAACTGTTGCGCCAAACTCGCCAAGCGCCCTTGAAAACGTGCCAAGTATCCCTATCACAAGCCCTTTTCTCGCAACTGGCAAGTACACACGCCACAAAATTCCAAGCTCATCAAGCCCTAAAATGAAGCCTTCTTCTTTTAGCTGTTTGTTTATGGCCAAAAACGAAGAGTATGCTACTTTCAAATAGTATCCAATACTAACAAAAAGCTGAGCAAGTATTACTGCAAAGGTGGTAAAAGGTATCTGAAGAGAAGCTTTGTCAAGTATTCTCCCTACAAATCCGACTTTGCCATACAAAAGAAGCAAGAGCACTCCCATCAAGATCGGTGGTAGAACGTTTGGAAGGTCTATTATCAGCTCAAGAAAAGCGATTCTTCTTTTTGTGCTGGCAAGGAGGTATGCAAAAGGTGTGCCTATTAAAAATGCCAAAATACAGCAGATGCTGGCTGTAAAAAAAGAAAGCCCAAAGGCTGTGATGGTCTCTTTTTTTGTTATCATATTAAAAAGTTTTGAGTATGGTACAACAAAAAGTAAATTTAAAAAAGGTAAAAGCAAAAATATTAAAAACGGAACTGAAAGAATAAATACCTTTTTCATAATAAGCTCACACGCTTTCACAAAAGAAACTTGATCGGTTTTCTTTGCTATTCATATCCTGCTGACTTTAAAATAGCTTTGACTTTTTTTGAACTTAAAAACTTTATAAACTCCTTTGCAAGCCTATTTTTCTCAGATGTTTTGATTACCCCAACATAATGATAAGCCTGAACATTGTACTCATCAGGAATAGAAACAATACCCAGTTTTGAATTTATGGCATCTGTGAAATAAACAACACCTGCGTCAGCCTGCATTGCCTTAACTTTTTGGATAACATCAGTAATCTGAAACTCTTGTGAGATGACATTTTGCAAAATCTTTTTGTACAGGGCAGGGTCTTTGCTTTTTACTTTGTTTAGAAACTGTTGTGTCCACATACCAATTGGTGAAACAGGGTCTGCTATGCAAAGCTTTACACCCTTTTTAGATATATCCTCAAAGCTTTTCACCTTTTTCGATGAGCTGACAATAGCAAGAGTAGTTTTAGCAAATGTCAAGTAACTATTTATATACCTCTTTCCTTTTATTTCATCAATGTATCTTTTGTCTGCTGAAAAGAATATATCACAAGAAGCGCCACTTTTGAGCTGCGTCACAAGTACATGAGTGCCTGCAACATTCATTTCAATCTTGCAATTTTTCTCTTTTTCAAACTGGTCAGCTATTTTTTCTATAACCGCTTCTAAAGTATTTGGTACAAAAAGGACAAGTTTATCATTTTTAGAGCTTTGAGCTTTGGTAGTCTTTGAAAAAGCAAATCGAGAATAGGTACAAAACAAAGCTGCCACAAGTACAGCTATTACAAAAATTGAGATTACAAATAATTTTATCCACTTTGACCTAATTTTCATTCTATATCTCTCCTTTTCTTCCTGAAGAAACGGTCATTTTTTAAGTCATAAAAAGATCCAAAACCTCTTTGATAGCATCTTTCACAAGCCCATGTCTTTCTAAAACAATCTTGT
This Caldicellulosiruptor changbaiensis DNA region includes the following protein-coding sequences:
- a CDS encoding Ig-like domain-containing protein; this translates as MKKFKRLIAIVTVLLFALSIIAPAFAQDEATQETGSVYDQAAKILQDKGILKGNEQGDLMLDKELTRAEILAMIIRATGQEDVVKDYVYAEQSFSDVPQDHWAFAYVEAGKDLGIVNGYPDGTFKPDRKVKFEELCKMLVAAKGESPAAGTWPLNYVRKALDLGFFNGIEDEVGIGTIVKRGQAAVAFANAFFPPEKTVVVKDVKPLANDTIQVSVDVYLNNEPATLEDGDVIPLDFEIKDASDETKTVAVTLIDTEKSDFASGKIVLKTAAQTANATYKLYFKGKDTGLKFVAVPVPLTVTKVEALNYKEIKVTFNRAVDNDTYATTTGNYTVKVGTATVSVSNAALASDKKSVTLLLADKFSKDDTVTVTVSKNVGMSADYTATISNFMDTTAPQVESVVASGLMKIVVTFSEPVQGADNPINYLIDNTYAAASVSADATKRIYTITFYNPLAAGNHTVQFNNITDYAGYGLVTPVKTFAMSKDDTPVSGPSVVSATQTKVVLKFNKDIARVTNVSVSPAGSLDTTKGNGTGIEYNGSEVTMYFNPDNALPASGASIKFDVTDSSGNTTTGLSVTVTPTVDVTRPAVVSVSVDSENQLTVVFNKDVRINIGEKYELKASDGTIYTPTSIAYGDANSKVKLTFSGLSAGSTYTLNISGVKDATPLRNEIIPASLSVTISDKSAPNVAGIYKELTTDGKIAKIYIVYNEKVSATTAVNPANYTFLYSDNTSKAVSSISSAYMSLLGDGKTVVIDFKSSPQTDNITGLIVANVADLNGNTLSGKVVTTWSTKAASTVITGAKLTAQNTIEVYYSGNALLTVAPTDFIIFYKDAKGNDVAATYPASVSFDSSKITITLNSNLNTDATVTVNNERKLVGLKLNPSGVATVDIFGNKLGPAGFVLNNLTDACRPTVSISAGDKYGTIKLAFSENMNPFNPFTSVALYKGSDKIDYQTYTWADSKTLILGTANKDVNGVLAAGVYKVVVTPDVNVKDVNGNVLGYVSPADVYVANTSSGGSTQPPAQENPIVSADISAAQFIGTTYVVAGKVTVKAGNVVESVTVNNTAMKVTVSGTNEYKIEGVVEGQPTQAVVKINGVTYTVNITIK
- a CDS encoding methyl-accepting chemotaxis protein, with product MSKKDPLSFFKKSILKQGLGRKLSLLVVGVLLIPIIIIDVISISMSVNSVINESKMSYLAATEANSHYFQLVFDTVRDQALQLMSNDVIQKLYSESRQMTLEDYDKYRLKTDADKMIQNVFVTNIMLSAAYILVNKDNSLLYPYFSAEYIDFNKLKQADWYKKIMQADGPVFLDNHYQALDEVANQKSQTIPQYAFAIGMPFKDISSSQTLGVLLIDVSLQWLRSALQSTNISQQGGYMLAVSPSGKVILPSEWETTRKLSPKADTPFIKKILAEAKGKNPKGAFNTVFDGKPFLITYSRIPEQEWIIVSMIPIEMLLSSARKLEIFVIVLTIIFTLAALAVGIFFALRMVKDLELVTNTFAVAEKGDLTVSLNIERNDEIGYFSHSFNNMIKNIKGLIEKGVKLSDQVTGSISTLSTIAGETAAASNEVAKAISEIAEGASNQAKEASNVVEIVSKFGERIETIVDASNKMEKLSKNVAELSTKGEGAVSTLDSVSHDTMQITDTMISTINQLAEYSRSIGKIIQVLSSISEQTKLLALNASIEAAKTGDAGRGFAVVASEIRKLADQSKESTREVEDMIKRIVSQTKAAQDVAGRVEDVIEKQNEAVRNVSLAFSSIKSAMDELIGGIENINQSILAIDKEKDTIVQSIENISAISQETAASSEEVSASTEEQLAAIEELRAMTEQLNKLAQDLKEAMQVFKV
- a CDS encoding glycosyltransferase family 2 protein produces the protein MVVITVAILFWLLIFYYSILTVFGLIFKVQYKETKIELKEYPSVDILIPAYNEGKVLFDTLDAMVNLHYPGELNIYVLNDNSTDNTGDIADYFARLYTNVHHIKVPPGKPKGKARVLNYGMSISKGEMIAVYDADNQPERFALIKLVQKALEKEEYAGAVGYVKTINMHKNSLTRMIGLEFMIFQLLMQSGRWKLFKLGTLTGTNMLLKRHVLERINGWDPYALAEDAELSLRIYAAHYLLPIVPDSVTWEQEPEVLRVWIRQRTRWMQGNLYLIAKVLSEKSLIRGMNIFNVVQMISIYYLFVSLVLVSDIWFVMGILNLVNIKFSVPLFVLWFETLFIYVVQIVASAVVEKEINIRNIMYAFLMYFTYAQFWIYLVLKGYWLQFKARRKNLEPVWDKTVRF
- a CDS encoding ABC transporter substrate-binding protein, with protein sequence MLQKILIIASALILILGLFAFAFASSSKTVRLGVNLELSGAVAQYGQRTLEGLKMAVEEINKKGGVLGKKIELVVFDNKSDKTEALNIATRLATKENVLALLSPVTSGATKSASIAATRYRVPLVSATATDDSVTIDERTGKTKAYVFRICFNDSFQGSVMANFALKTLKVKTAAILYNAASDYSKGLYKNFKETFTKGGGKVVAEEAFQQGEQDFNGILTKIRDKKPDVIFTPVYYDDAGLIIKQARELGMWMPILGTDGFDDPKVVEKAGKKYATNIFFSTHYSSQDTDKRVQEFVKKYKKKYKIEPNALSALGYDLGYFMADAIKRAGSTTDREKLRRALENTKNFVGLTGIISIDSKHNAKKSAVIIEIKNGVHRFKQKLNP
- a CDS encoding type II TA system antitoxin MqsA family protein, which translates into the protein MMNRAYCPECKKHVEIKVEKNLVREYKGVQVNVEEHVPHCSECDTELFVPDIENENLKRLYQRYRELTGLITPEEIQKIREKYGLSQRELGQILGWGKMTINRYERGALPSKSHSDILKLILTSEGFFKEKVEEAFKSGRITERTYQKTMEKIRDSLADLKKKIISAELEHPEDIYNGFRRFDFEKLENLISYIAEKVENLYLSSLNKFLWYIDFMHFKRCLRSITGLRYIKYAYGPVIEKFAYKEIAAYPSDKYTIEEYETPDGAIQTKIKSKGNYDLSVFTQEELQTINMVIDALKDKTCIAISELSHKEVGWQQTPLRELISYEYAKTVSLDSQALQK
- a CDS encoding type II toxin-antitoxin system MqsR family toxin, with amino-acid sequence MEIEKLKEEVIKSYLLEIKKLIVAGKWGFVKREKNIKFLKEWGLLIDDVKDILLDLQPGDYVKGPEQDRLDGKEGDIWIFKNSRYLDVCIYIKLRYNPPEEVVCISFHEDESQEKGVKKNDE